The DNA sequence AGTATTATTTTATTGAAATGAATACAAGAATACAGGTGGAACATCCTGTAACAGAATTTGTAACAGGAATAGATCTAGTAAAAGAGCAAATTAAGATCGCTTATGGACTGGAATTATCTTACAAGCAAGAAAATATTAAAATCTCAGGGCATTCTATAGAGTGTAGAATAAATGCCGAAAATCCTGAGAAAGGTTTTATGCCTTCACCAGGTACTATTGAAGCACTAAATCTTCCAGGAGGTAATGGAGTTAGAATAGATTCTTCAATATATCAAGGCTATACAATACCATCAGCATATGATTCTATGCTTGCTAAGCTTATAGTTCATGCAGAAGACAGAGAGAGTGCAATATTAAAAATGAAAAGAGCATTAGATGAATTTATAATAAAAGGTGTAAGTACAAATATAGATTTTCAATACAAAATTTTAGATAATGAATTATTTAAAAATGGGAGTTATGATACCAGCTTTATTAATGATTGTGTATTGAAATAGGGAATTAAATACTTATATTACTTTTTGTTTGTAAGGGATTTTAAGCTATTTGAAATAATAATCAGAGTTATAATAAAGATCAAGGTGGTTATATATGATAAAAAAAATATTCAGAAAGAATAAATATAGCTCCATGAGTGTTTCAGAAATAAATAAAACTAAAGATACAAAAGAGATGATAAAAGTACCTGATGGTATGTGGGTAAAATGTAAAAAATGTGGTCGTATGCTATATAAAGATGATTTAATAAAACAACAAATGATATGTAGTTCATGCAATCATCATTTTAGAATGACTGCTCAAGAAAGAATAAAAAGTATTATAGACGAAGGCAGTTTTAAAGAATTCGATAAGGAATTAACTAGTGGAAATCCTTTAGAGATTAAAGGATATGAAGATAAACTAAAAAAAGCAAAAGAAAAATCAGGACTTAATGAAGGTGTAGTGACTGGATATGGTAAAATTAACAACTTAGATGTAGTAATAAGCGTAATGGATGCTAATTTTATGATGGGAAGTATGGGATCAGTTGTTGGTGAAAAATTAACTAGAGCTATAGAAAAGGCAACTGAGAAAAGATGCCCTATAATAATATTTTGTGCATCAGGTGGAGCTAGAATGCAAGAAGGAATATTTTCACTGATGCAAATGGTTAAAACGAGTGCAGCATTAGCAAGACATAGTGAAGCGGGTTTATTGTATATTTCAGTGTTGACAGATCCTACAACAGGAGGAGTTTCTGCAAGTTTTGCTATGCAAGGAGACATAATATTAGCAGAGCCAGGTGCATTAATAGGTTTTGCAGGTGCTAGAGTTATAGAACAAACTATTAAACAAAAGCTTCCAGAGGGTTTTCAAAGTGCAGAATTTTTACTAGAACATGGATTTGTAGATAAAATAGTATCTCGTAAAGATATGAAAAATGTTTTACACTTGTTAGTTTCCATGCATAAGGAGGTGGAATCTTTTGAGCTTGGATAAAGAAAATAAGGTTATTGAATTAGAAAAAAAAATTAGTGAATTAAAGGAATTTTCAAAGAAAGAAAACATTAATTTAACAAAAGAAATTTCAATACTGCAAGACAAGGTAAATGTTATAAAACAAGAAATATATTTAAATTTGACTCCTTGGGATAAAGTGAAGCTGTCTAGGCTTCAAGCAAGACCAACAGCTTTAGATTATATATCAAATATATTTGATACATTTATAGAACTTCACGGAGATAGAACCTTTGCAGATGATCCTTCTATAATTGGAGGGTTAGCTAAGTTTGGAGATAGAGTTGTTACTGTAATAGGCCAACAAAAAGGAAAGAATACTAAAGAAAATATTTATAGAAATTTTGGAATGCCCCATCCAGAAGGTTATAGAAAAGCTTTAAGATTAATGAAGCAAGCTCAGAAGTTTAATAGACCAATAGTTTGTTTTATAGATACACCAGGTGCTTTTTGTGGAATAGGAGCAGAAGAAAGATGTCAAGGAGAAGCCATAGCTAAAAATCTTTTTGAAATGATAGCACTAGATGTACCTATTATCTCTATAGTTATAGGAGAAGGAGGAAGTGGAGGAGCTTTAGCATTGAGTGTTAGTGATGAGATATGGATGCTTGAACATTCTGTATATTCAATACTTTCACCAGAGGGCTTCGCTAGTATATTATGGAAAGATAGCTCAAAAGCAGAAGAAGCATCAAAGATTATGAAAATAACTGCTCAAGACTTAGAAAAATATAAAATTTTAGATAGAATAATAGAAGAACCCCTGGGAGGTGTTCACAAAGATATTAAAAAATGCACTCAGCAAATCAAAACATTGTTAGAAGAAACTTTAACAAAGCTTAGCAGTATTGATAAAACAACATTGAAGCTAAAAAGATATGAAAAATATAGATCTATTGGAGAAGTTAATTGACAACCTAAAACTAATGTTATATACTTTGGCTATCAAAATAGTCACAATATAGTATATCAGGGCTGGTGCCGTTATGAGGAGATCACTTAAAGTTATAAACGATATTTTAGTTGAGTTATTTAATGATATTTTAACCATAGAGGAACTAAGTGTGAGTTCAATAGGACAAGGAGATTTATCTATAACTGAAGTCCATACTATTGATGCAATAGGGATAAAAGAACCAAAGTCTATGTCATTTGTAGCTAATAATCTTAAAATCACTGTTGGAACATTAACTACATCAATAAATAGACTTGTCAAAAAGGGTTATGTATTAAGACAAAAACATAAAGATGACAAAAGAATAGTATTAATTACACTTACAGATAAAGGAAAAGAAGTTTATAAGGGACATCAAGCATTTCATTTAGAAATGGTTACAAAATTAACACAAGACTTAAAGATACATGAAGATGATATCTTAATTAAGTCATTAGAAAATTTAAGAGATTTTTTCAAGCAAAGTTTTTAATAATATAACGGCTAATTAAGTTATAAATATATTCAATAGTACTATCCTTAATTAGTACCAGATATTAATTCCAAATATTAAGAATTGGGAACAAGAGGGGATGATTAAGTGAATAATGCTGTAATTGCAGGTACTGGGAGTTACGTGCCTGAGAAAATTATGACAAATGAAGATTTAGAAAAAATTGTAGATACAAGTGATGAATGGATTTCATCAAGGACAGGAATACGACAAAGAAGAATATCTGAAGGTGAAAATACATCAAAGATTGCTACTAAAGCGGCAATAAAAGCTTTGGAAGATGCTAATATGGATGCTTTAGATATAGATTTGATAATTGTTGCTACAGTCACTCCAGATGCATTTACACCTTCTGTATCATGTTTGGTTCAAGTTGATTTAGGAGCTAAAAATGCAAGTTGTTTTGATATTACAGCTGGATGTTCAGGTTTCGTATATGGGATCAATGTAGCTAATCAATTTATAAAAACAGGTCAAGCTAAAAATGTGTTAGTAATAGGTGCAGAGGTTCTTTCTAAAGTCGTAAATTGGGAAGATAGAAATACGTGTGTTTTGTTTGGGGATGGAGCAGGAGCTGCTGTATTAAAAGCTAGTCAAAAAGAAGGTATTATATCAGTTCATACAGGTTCTAAAGGTGATGAGAATAGATATTTAGAGATTCCAGCTATAGAAGTAAATAATCCATTTAGCCCTAAAGTAGAGGGTAGACCTAGTTATATAAAAATGAATGGCGTAGAAATATTTAAATTTGCAACAAAGATAATGAGAAAGAGCTTTAAAAATGTATTAGAAAGCACTGACTATAGTCTTGATGATATTAAATATATAATACCACACCAAGCAAATTACAGGATCATAGATCATGTAGCTCAAAAAGCTAATATTGACATAAATAAATTTTACTTAAATCTCGACAAATATGGTAATACATCATCTGCTAGTATAGGTATTGCTTTAGATGAAATGAACAAGAAAGGACTTTTGAACAAGGATGACAAGTTAATTTTGGTCGGATTTGGTGGAGGTCTTACATGGGGTGCTGTATTACTTAAATGGAGTAAATAATAAAGTATTATACATGAAGATTAAAGTTAGGCTTATCAGCATATAACAGAAATTATGAATTTTTCTCAATTTTTAAAGGTGCATAATTTCCTATATGTTACAAAAAATAATTAAACAAATAATAAAAATTTAGGAGGATAATAAAATGATATTTGAAAAAGTAAAAGAAATTTTAATAAATGAATTAGATGTAGATGAGGTTAAATTAGAAAATAAAATACAAGAAGACTTAGGAGCAGATTCATTAGATATGGTTGAAGTAGTTATGGCAATTGAAGATGAGTTTAATATAGAAATTGCTGAAGAAGATACTGTAAACATTAAAACGGTAAAAGATATAGTAGATTATATAGAAAAGAAACAATAAAGTGAAAGTTTATTAAAAAAAGTAAAAGTATCATTATACGTTTAGAATATTGTAATGTTTTATAAGATATTATTATTTATTAAGTGATAGGGGCGATTTAAAATGACAAATTCCTTGAGTTATTGATATACCCTTAAATGGGATTAACTCAAAATACGTTTTGAGTTAGCCTCTACATTATTTTATTCTTCTGAAGTTTTTTTAACTTTTTAAGAGTAATGAAAAATTGCAAGAAATCTAAGAAAGGAGGAGCTGTAACAAACTTTAGGTTAATATTTTTTAACCAAAAAGTTTCGTTAATAATAGCTAATCTATCATGATTAAATCAAAAATAAGTAAATTACTTAACATAAAATACCCAATATTACAAGGTGGGATGGCTTGGATTTCAGATGCACAATTGGCTGCTGCAGTTTCTAATGCAGGAGGCTTAGGTATAATAGCAGCAGGAAATGCCCCTGTTGACTTGGTCAGAGCTGAAATTAGAAAAGCTAAACAGCTTACTGATAAACCTTTTGGTGTTAATTTAATGCTTTTAAGTCCATATGCTGAGGAAATAGCACAACTTTTAATTGACGAAGATGTAAAAGTTGTTGTAACAGGAGCAGGA is a window from the Abyssisolibacter fermentans genome containing:
- a CDS encoding acetyl-CoA carboxylase carboxyltransferase subunit alpha translates to MSLDKENKVIELEKKISELKEFSKKENINLTKEISILQDKVNVIKQEIYLNLTPWDKVKLSRLQARPTALDYISNIFDTFIELHGDRTFADDPSIIGGLAKFGDRVVTVIGQQKGKNTKENIYRNFGMPHPEGYRKALRLMKQAQKFNRPIVCFIDTPGAFCGIGAEERCQGEAIAKNLFEMIALDVPIISIVIGEGGSGGALALSVSDEIWMLEHSVYSILSPEGFASILWKDSSKAEEASKIMKITAQDLEKYKILDRIIEEPLGGVHKDIKKCTQQIKTLLEETLTKLSSIDKTTLKLKRYEKYRSIGEVN
- a CDS encoding MarR family winged helix-turn-helix transcriptional regulator — encoded protein: MRRSLKVINDILVELFNDILTIEELSVSSIGQGDLSITEVHTIDAIGIKEPKSMSFVANNLKITVGTLTTSINRLVKKGYVLRQKHKDDKRIVLITLTDKGKEVYKGHQAFHLEMVTKLTQDLKIHEDDILIKSLENLRDFFKQSF
- the acpP gene encoding acyl carrier protein, producing the protein MIFEKVKEILINELDVDEVKLENKIQEDLGADSLDMVEVVMAIEDEFNIEIAEEDTVNIKTVKDIVDYIEKKQ
- a CDS encoding beta-ketoacyl-ACP synthase III; its protein translation is MNNAVIAGTGSYVPEKIMTNEDLEKIVDTSDEWISSRTGIRQRRISEGENTSKIATKAAIKALEDANMDALDIDLIIVATVTPDAFTPSVSCLVQVDLGAKNASCFDITAGCSGFVYGINVANQFIKTGQAKNVLVIGAEVLSKVVNWEDRNTCVLFGDGAGAAVLKASQKEGIISVHTGSKGDENRYLEIPAIEVNNPFSPKVEGRPSYIKMNGVEIFKFATKIMRKSFKNVLESTDYSLDDIKYIIPHQANYRIIDHVAQKANIDINKFYLNLDKYGNTSSASIGIALDEMNKKGLLNKDDKLILVGFGGGLTWGAVLLKWSK
- the accD gene encoding acetyl-CoA carboxylase, carboxyltransferase subunit beta; the protein is MIKKIFRKNKYSSMSVSEINKTKDTKEMIKVPDGMWVKCKKCGRMLYKDDLIKQQMICSSCNHHFRMTAQERIKSIIDEGSFKEFDKELTSGNPLEIKGYEDKLKKAKEKSGLNEGVVTGYGKINNLDVVISVMDANFMMGSMGSVVGEKLTRAIEKATEKRCPIIIFCASGGARMQEGIFSLMQMVKTSAALARHSEAGLLYISVLTDPTTGGVSASFAMQGDIILAEPGALIGFAGARVIEQTIKQKLPEGFQSAEFLLEHGFVDKIVSRKDMKNVLHLLVSMHKEVESFELG